The Halarchaeum grantii genome includes a window with the following:
- a CDS encoding archaeosine biosynthesis radical SAM protein RaSEA yields the protein MSQPSPEVYEQGRGMDAHNQVMRELRAEKGAKNYDPHEPTRVWLDEDNTPDGVYQSLTIILNTGGCRWARAGGCTMCGYVAESVEGGSVGHDALMDQIQACLDHEAEEAEEEAGLVKIYTSGSFLDEREVPAETRKAIADVFADRERIVVESLPDFVEAERVSDFTDVGLETDVAVGLETATDRVRHDCVNKYFDFADFEDAAREARSVGAGVKAYLLMKPPFLSESEAVADMKRSIERCAAVEGCHTVSMNPTNVQRYTMVDQLHFRGGYRPPWLWSVAEVLEETADEDVIVVSDPVGNGSDRGPHNCGECDDLVYEAIKDFDLRQDPSVFEEVSCGCELTHDAVLERETAYNLPLAE from the coding sequence ATGAGTCAGCCGTCCCCGGAAGTCTACGAGCAGGGGCGCGGGATGGACGCGCACAATCAGGTGATGCGCGAACTCCGCGCCGAGAAAGGGGCCAAGAACTACGACCCGCACGAGCCGACGCGCGTCTGGCTCGACGAGGACAACACGCCCGACGGCGTCTATCAGAGCCTGACGATCATCCTGAACACGGGCGGCTGTCGCTGGGCGCGCGCCGGCGGCTGCACGATGTGCGGCTACGTCGCCGAGTCCGTCGAGGGCGGGAGCGTCGGCCACGACGCCCTCATGGACCAGATTCAGGCCTGCCTCGACCACGAGGCCGAGGAGGCCGAGGAGGAAGCCGGGCTCGTGAAGATCTACACCTCCGGGAGCTTCCTCGACGAGCGCGAGGTTCCCGCCGAAACTCGAAAAGCCATCGCCGACGTGTTCGCGGACCGCGAGCGCATCGTCGTCGAGAGCCTCCCGGATTTCGTGGAGGCCGAGCGCGTCTCCGACTTCACGGACGTCGGCCTCGAGACCGACGTCGCCGTCGGCCTCGAGACCGCCACGGACCGCGTCCGCCACGACTGCGTGAACAAGTACTTCGACTTCGCTGACTTCGAGGACGCGGCTCGTGAGGCGCGCTCCGTCGGCGCCGGCGTCAAGGCCTACCTCCTGATGAAGCCGCCCTTCCTCTCCGAGTCCGAGGCCGTCGCGGACATGAAGCGCTCCATCGAGCGGTGCGCGGCCGTCGAGGGCTGTCACACCGTCTCGATGAACCCGACGAACGTCCAGCGCTACACGATGGTCGACCAACTCCACTTCCGGGGCGGCTATCGCCCGCCGTGGCTCTGGTCGGTCGCCGAGGTGCTCGAGGAGACCGCCGACGAGGACGTCATCGTCGTCTCCGACCCTGTGGGTAACGGCTCCGACCGGGGCCCGCACAACTGCGGGGAGTGTGACGACCTCGTCTACGAGGCCATCAAGGACTTCGACCTCCGACAGGACCCGAGCGTCTTCGAGGAGGTCTCCTGCGGGTGCGAGCTCACGCACGACGCCGTTCTCGAACGCGAGACGGCCTACAACCTCCCGCTGGCGGAATAG
- a CDS encoding VanZ family protein yields MRRRLVVLGVALAVVVASLLPGAGAPTAGGLPWDKLAHMLGGAALVLASAWALRRRDGRALLACALLAVLVGAGIELAQAFVPGRHPSLLDLTADAVGAALGALAVRLLTRASPGP; encoded by the coding sequence ATGCGCCGGCGCCTCGTGGTCCTCGGCGTCGCGCTGGCCGTCGTCGTCGCCTCCCTCCTCCCCGGCGCGGGCGCGCCGACCGCCGGCGGCCTCCCGTGGGACAAACTCGCGCATATGCTCGGCGGCGCGGCGCTCGTCCTCGCGAGCGCGTGGGCGCTCCGGCGACGCGACGGCCGCGCGCTCCTCGCGTGCGCCCTCCTCGCCGTCCTCGTCGGCGCCGGCATCGAACTCGCGCAGGCGTTCGTCCCCGGCCGGCACCCGTCGCTCCTCGATTTGACCGCCGACGCCGTCGGCGCCGCGCTCGGCGCGCTCGCCGTCCGCCTCCTCACGCGCGCCAGTCCGGGTCCTTGA
- a CDS encoding CoxG family protein — MPASVSATVTVEHAFDAPPRDVWVALSDPGTVGDTLPGCVSLSSAGRTRSRRSLSRLLAADPATREARCVAEGERYDATLAARVRGVDVALDGTVAVTERDYPRLATEVEAHADEVDVAAAVSLTVAASEGGCRVTLTARADVSGVLAAHGRRPVEAAAARCANAFFEAVGARLAAVDGPESERAVKDPDWRA, encoded by the coding sequence ATGCCGGCGTCGGTTTCGGCCACGGTCACCGTCGAGCACGCCTTCGATGCCCCGCCGAGGGACGTGTGGGTCGCCCTCTCCGACCCGGGAACGGTCGGCGACACCCTCCCGGGGTGTGTGTCGCTCTCGTCCGCCGGTCGGACGCGCTCGCGTCGCTCGCTCTCGCGGCTACTCGCCGCCGACCCCGCGACCCGCGAGGCGAGGTGCGTCGCCGAGGGCGAGCGCTACGACGCGACGCTGGCGGCGCGCGTCCGCGGCGTCGATGTGGCGCTCGACGGGACGGTCGCCGTCACGGAGCGCGACTATCCGCGGCTCGCGACGGAGGTCGAGGCACACGCGGACGAGGTTGACGTCGCGGCGGCGGTGTCGCTCACCGTCGCGGCGTCCGAGGGCGGGTGTCGCGTCACGCTGACCGCACGGGCGGACGTCTCGGGCGTGCTCGCGGCGCACGGCCGTCGCCCCGTGGAGGCGGCGGCCGCGCGGTGTGCGAACGCGTTCTTCGAGGCCGTCGGAGCACGTCTCGCGGCCGTCGACGGCCCGGAGAGCGAGCGCGCCGTCAAGGACCCGGACTGGCGCGCGTGA
- the arcS gene encoding archaeosine synthase subunit alpha: protein MTDYFEVHARDAAARIGELRLADPVETPALADDVVEDAGSLWNAERELPEGSEEHVTVLPHRAFPSGTAEEVQESFAVDHPDVDYPSGVVVSPETAETHGADVYVVSGAPGFVGHGSAFRDAVIDVREAIPDDTALYLSGVATPSNVATLVYAGVDLVDADRAVVRGTQGRYLTTEGAHDLDDLEELPCACPACQRPLAEFGREACAEHNVNALEAELARVRGRIKQGRLRDYIEGQARHEAWTTAAFREFDQQWRYVEERTPVERDSLLLAASEDTLRRVEIQRFAERVTARYTPRLDDYPLLLVPCSARKPYSDSQSHRQFQDAANYRGHVVSMTSPIGVVPTELELTYPAQHYDSVVTGRWTENELDFVARVLERYLDRTDYPRIVAHVPDEGYEEIVRRATADRDIPVEYTVVDHPTTDESLGELNAALAGEDQIWVQEREAATLRAVADYQFGDGAGDELFPEDDFTLQGRYPKLQALDGEGEQLAALVPQYGTLSLSLAGARAWVESAVPTKRVEIDAFVPRGNVLAPGVVAADDSIRPGDEVVVEGPEAFAVGRAAVHGSAMADATRGVAVDVRHSVEK from the coding sequence ATGACCGACTACTTCGAGGTCCACGCGCGGGACGCCGCCGCCCGCATCGGCGAGTTGCGTCTCGCCGACCCCGTGGAGACGCCGGCGCTCGCCGACGACGTCGTCGAGGACGCGGGGAGCCTCTGGAACGCCGAGCGCGAGCTGCCCGAGGGGAGCGAGGAGCACGTCACGGTTCTCCCCCACCGGGCCTTCCCGAGCGGCACCGCCGAGGAGGTCCAGGAGTCCTTCGCCGTCGACCACCCCGACGTCGACTACCCGAGCGGCGTCGTCGTCTCGCCCGAGACCGCGGAGACCCACGGCGCGGACGTCTACGTCGTCTCGGGCGCGCCCGGGTTCGTCGGCCACGGGAGCGCCTTCCGCGACGCCGTCATCGACGTCCGGGAGGCGATTCCCGACGACACCGCGCTCTACCTCTCGGGCGTCGCGACACCGTCGAACGTCGCGACGCTCGTCTACGCGGGCGTCGACCTCGTGGACGCCGACCGCGCCGTCGTGCGCGGGACGCAGGGCCGCTACCTCACCACGGAGGGCGCACACGACCTCGACGACCTCGAGGAACTCCCGTGTGCGTGCCCGGCGTGCCAGCGCCCGCTCGCGGAGTTCGGGCGCGAGGCCTGCGCCGAGCACAACGTGAACGCCCTCGAGGCGGAACTCGCGCGCGTCCGCGGTCGGATCAAGCAGGGGCGACTCCGGGACTACATCGAGGGCCAAGCCCGCCACGAGGCGTGGACGACCGCCGCGTTCCGCGAGTTCGACCAGCAGTGGCGCTACGTCGAGGAGCGCACGCCCGTCGAGCGCGACAGCCTCCTCCTCGCCGCGAGCGAGGACACCCTGCGGCGCGTCGAGATACAGCGCTTCGCCGAGCGCGTCACCGCCCGGTATACGCCGCGCCTCGACGACTACCCGCTCCTGCTGGTGCCGTGTTCGGCGCGCAAGCCCTACTCGGACTCGCAGAGCCACCGGCAGTTCCAGGACGCCGCGAACTATCGCGGGCACGTCGTCTCGATGACCTCGCCCATCGGCGTCGTCCCCACCGAACTCGAACTGACGTACCCCGCCCAGCACTACGACTCGGTGGTGACGGGCCGGTGGACGGAGAACGAACTCGACTTCGTCGCGCGGGTGCTCGAGCGCTACCTCGACCGGACGGACTACCCGCGAATCGTCGCGCACGTTCCCGACGAGGGCTACGAGGAGATCGTGCGGCGCGCGACCGCCGACCGCGACATCCCCGTCGAGTACACGGTCGTCGACCACCCGACGACGGACGAGTCGCTCGGCGAGCTGAACGCCGCCCTCGCGGGCGAGGACCAGATCTGGGTGCAGGAGCGCGAGGCCGCCACCCTCCGCGCCGTCGCGGACTACCAGTTCGGCGACGGCGCCGGGGACGAGCTCTTCCCCGAGGACGACTTCACCCTGCAGGGCCGCTACCCCAAACTGCAGGCGCTCGACGGTGAGGGCGAACAGCTGGCGGCGCTCGTCCCGCAGTACGGGACGCTCTCCCTCTCGCTCGCCGGCGCGCGGGCGTGGGTCGAGAGCGCCGTCCCGACGAAGCGCGTGGAGATCGACGCGTTCGTCCCGCGCGGCAACGTCCTCGCGCCGGGCGTCGTGGCCGCCGACGACTCGATCCGCCCCGGCGACGAGGTCGTCGTCGAGGGCCCCGAGGCGTTCGCGGTCGGGCGCGCCGCCGTCCACGGCTCCGCGATGGCGGACGCGACCCGCGGCGTCGCCGTCGACGTCCGGCACAGCGTCGAGAAGTGA
- a CDS encoding ArsR/SmtB family transcription factor, with the protein MEAVLWYVLTGTRGGPNRARILRALDARPRNANQLAEDLDLDYKTIRHHLDVLTDNDVVQKSGDDYGAVYLPSERARSNWGTVEDVLEKVE; encoded by the coding sequence ATGGAGGCCGTTCTGTGGTACGTGCTCACCGGGACGCGCGGCGGGCCGAACCGCGCCCGCATCCTGCGCGCCCTCGACGCGCGGCCGCGGAACGCCAACCAACTCGCCGAGGACTTAGACCTCGACTACAAGACGATCCGCCACCATCTCGACGTTCTCACGGACAACGACGTGGTGCAGAAGAGCGGCGACGACTACGGCGCCGTCTACCTCCCCTCGGAGCGTGCGCGGAGCAACTGGGGGACCGTCGAGGACGTCCTCGAGAAGGTGGAGTGA
- a CDS encoding AzlD domain-containing protein, whose product MTSFDALTLWALILAIGIPTFLIRYSFIGLLGRLGDVPDWTERVLAFVPAAVLAALVVPDVVTVQSTLLGTLGQDRVLAGAVAAAVAWRTEDVLATIASGMLALWTVRFVLPMVL is encoded by the coding sequence ATGACGTCATTCGACGCGCTCACGCTCTGGGCGCTCATCCTCGCCATCGGGATTCCCACCTTCCTCATCCGCTACTCGTTCATCGGCCTCCTCGGGCGTCTCGGCGACGTCCCAGACTGGACGGAGCGCGTGCTCGCGTTCGTCCCGGCGGCCGTGCTCGCCGCCCTCGTCGTCCCCGACGTCGTCACGGTTCAGTCGACGCTCCTCGGGACGCTCGGACAGGACCGCGTGCTCGCGGGCGCCGTCGCCGCCGCCGTCGCGTGGCGCACCGAGGACGTCCTCGCCACCATCGCGAGCGGCATGCTCGCACTCTGGACGGTCCGGTTCGTCCTCCCGATGGTGCTCTGA
- a CDS encoding DUF7282 domain-containing protein, with translation MRRQLASVLVVAVVLVGAVPAGAAAASTAPDEPADMHAPAVSFSNQSSGGTVVTVDSVTLPDGGFVAIHDASVTEGNVLGSVVGTSQYLAAGTHESVEVRLDEPLSELGTRTLVAMPHADSDGDRAYTFVASNGETDGPYTAGGSAVVDTASVDVSASVSMSDQPTDGSSVVVDRVELAQGGFVTVHDASVTEGAVFESIRGTSAYLDAGVHRDVRIDLDANVTQNATLVPMAHRDTNDDMAYDFPASDGETDGPYTADGSAVVDTASVTVGQSAMVAYGGGATGGHHVSVDSAYLPNGGFVTVHDASVTEGAVFESIRGTSAYLAPGLHRNVSVTLDAPVENDTTLVPMAHRDTDDDMAYDFSASDGETDGPYTADGSAVVDTGAVTVSAAITYGPTAADGATVTVPVVDLSEGGYVTVHGPSLYAGDAFGSVLGTTEYLDAGVHRNVTVTLDEHVRSTRLLTAMAHTESNDNTAYEFVSSEGANDGPYTANGSAVVAAAQTDVNAHVAIGAQSGDGANVTVDSVTLADGGFVTIHDASVTEGAVFESIRGTSAYLAPGTHENVTVSLDAPYEGDGTLVAMAHRDTNANMAYEFASSEGANDGPYTANGAAVLDTASLSVAGASTTTDATTTTATSTSMGETTSGGSPGFGVALAVLALVGAALLALRRD, from the coding sequence ATGCGACGACAACTCGCATCCGTACTGGTCGTCGCGGTGGTGCTCGTCGGCGCGGTGCCGGCGGGCGCGGCCGCAGCGAGCACAGCCCCGGACGAACCCGCGGACATGCACGCGCCCGCGGTGTCGTTCTCGAACCAGAGTAGCGGCGGGACGGTCGTCACGGTCGACTCGGTGACGCTCCCGGACGGCGGCTTCGTCGCCATCCACGACGCCTCCGTCACCGAGGGGAACGTCCTCGGGAGCGTCGTCGGTACGTCGCAGTACCTCGCGGCGGGCACCCACGAGTCGGTCGAGGTCCGCCTCGACGAGCCCCTGAGCGAACTCGGGACCCGGACGCTCGTCGCGATGCCTCACGCGGACTCGGACGGTGACCGCGCGTACACGTTCGTCGCCTCGAACGGCGAGACGGACGGACCCTACACCGCCGGCGGGAGCGCCGTCGTCGACACCGCGAGCGTCGACGTCTCGGCCTCTGTCTCGATGAGCGACCAGCCGACCGACGGGTCGAGCGTCGTCGTCGACCGCGTCGAACTCGCGCAGGGCGGGTTCGTGACGGTGCACGACGCCTCTGTCACGGAGGGGGCGGTCTTCGAGTCGATCCGCGGCACCTCCGCCTACCTCGACGCCGGCGTCCACCGCGACGTCCGCATCGACCTCGACGCGAACGTCACGCAGAACGCGACGCTCGTCCCGATGGCGCACCGCGACACGAACGACGACATGGCGTACGACTTCCCGGCCTCGGACGGCGAGACGGACGGTCCGTACACGGCTGACGGCTCCGCCGTCGTCGACACCGCGTCCGTCACCGTCGGGCAGTCCGCGATGGTCGCCTACGGCGGCGGCGCGACCGGCGGCCACCACGTCAGCGTGGATTCGGCCTACCTCCCCAACGGCGGGTTCGTGACGGTGCACGACGCCTCTGTCACGGAGGGGGCGGTCTTCGAGTCGATCCGCGGCACCTCCGCCTATCTCGCGCCCGGCCTCCACCGGAACGTCTCCGTGACGCTCGACGCGCCCGTGGAGAACGACACGACGCTCGTCCCGATGGCGCACCGCGACACGGACGACGACATGGCGTACGACTTCTCGGCCTCGGACGGCGAGACGGACGGTCCGTACACGGCTGACGGCTCCGCCGTCGTCGACACCGGTGCGGTGACCGTCTCCGCCGCCATCACCTACGGCCCGACCGCCGCCGACGGGGCCACCGTCACCGTCCCCGTCGTCGACCTCTCCGAGGGCGGCTACGTGACCGTTCACGGGCCGTCGCTCTACGCCGGCGACGCGTTCGGGAGCGTCCTCGGCACCACCGAGTACCTCGACGCGGGCGTCCACCGCAACGTCACGGTGACCCTCGACGAGCACGTCCGCTCGACGCGCCTCCTCACCGCGATGGCGCACACGGAATCGAACGACAACACGGCGTACGAGTTCGTGTCGAGCGAGGGCGCGAACGACGGACCCTACACCGCGAACGGGAGCGCCGTCGTCGCCGCCGCACAGACCGACGTGAACGCCCACGTCGCCATCGGCGCCCAGTCCGGCGACGGCGCGAACGTCACGGTCGACTCCGTGACGCTCGCCGACGGCGGGTTCGTGACGATTCACGACGCCTCGGTCACGGAGGGAGCGGTCTTCGAGTCGATCCGCGGCACCTCCGCCTACCTCGCGCCGGGCACCCACGAGAACGTCACCGTCTCGCTCGACGCGCCCTACGAGGGCGACGGGACGCTCGTCGCGATGGCCCACCGCGACACGAACGCGAACATGGCGTACGAGTTCGCGTCGAGCGAGGGCGCAAATGACGGCCCCTACACCGCGAACGGCGCGGCCGTCCTCGACACCGCGAGCCTGAGCGTCGCGGGCGCGAGCACGACGACCGACGCGACCACCACGACGGCCACGAGCACGTCGATGGGTGAGACCACCTCCGGTGGCTCGCCCGGCTTCGGCGTCGCGCTCGCCGTCCTCGCGCTCGTCGGCGCCGCGCTCCTCGCGCTCCGCCGCGACTGA
- a CDS encoding AzlC family ABC transporter permease yields MDRHALGRGVRDAAPLLLGIVPFGLVAGVASVEAGLTLAQALGLSVFVFAGASQLAALSLIEQGSAFAAIVATAVAVNLRMGMYSASIAPYFEKYATRWRALLAYFLTDQAFALSLAAYRDSDVDHRWYYLGVSITLWVVWQLTTALGVFLGTGVPSSWGLGFTVPLVFLALLVPAIEGVPHAAAAAVAAAVATLGAGWPFNVGLLVGAGAGILVGLVVEASRR; encoded by the coding sequence ATGGACCGCCACGCTCTCGGACGCGGCGTCCGCGACGCCGCCCCGCTCCTCCTCGGCATCGTTCCGTTCGGCCTCGTCGCCGGCGTCGCGTCCGTCGAAGCCGGCCTGACGCTCGCGCAGGCGCTCGGCCTCTCCGTCTTCGTCTTCGCGGGCGCCTCCCAGCTCGCCGCGCTCTCGCTCATCGAACAGGGGAGCGCGTTCGCCGCCATCGTCGCCACCGCCGTCGCGGTCAACCTCCGTATGGGGATGTACTCGGCGTCCATCGCGCCCTACTTCGAGAAGTACGCGACGCGCTGGCGCGCCCTCCTCGCCTACTTCCTCACCGACCAGGCGTTCGCGCTCTCGCTCGCCGCCTACCGCGACTCCGACGTCGACCACCGCTGGTACTACCTCGGCGTCTCCATCACGCTCTGGGTCGTCTGGCAGCTCACCACCGCGCTCGGCGTCTTCCTCGGCACCGGCGTCCCCTCCTCGTGGGGACTCGGCTTCACCGTCCCGCTCGTCTTCCTCGCGCTCCTCGTGCCCGCGATCGAGGGCGTCCCCCACGCCGCAGCGGCCGCCGTCGCCGCCGCCGTCGCCACCCTCGGTGCCGGCTGGCCGTTCAACGTCGGCCTGCTCGTCGGCGCTGGCGCCGGCATACTCGTCGGCCTCGTCGTGGAGGCGAGTCGCCGATGA
- a CDS encoding cation:proton antiporter regulatory subunit — protein MSIFETDIPGVGRRFEMELTGGTRLVTVVHHDGRCELFRRDGEDADGEKILDLSGDQANKLGSILEGAYFESVDVDELTVPLGDAILEWVEVTPDSPLAEEALADTDIRAETGVSVIAVQRDDETIPNPGPDFVIEPGDLLVTVGTREEHAAFADHVEP, from the coding sequence ATGAGCATCTTCGAGACCGACATCCCCGGCGTCGGCCGGCGCTTCGAGATGGAGCTCACCGGGGGCACGCGGCTCGTCACCGTCGTCCACCACGACGGTCGCTGCGAGCTCTTCCGCCGCGACGGCGAGGACGCCGACGGCGAGAAGATCCTCGACCTCAGCGGCGATCAGGCGAACAAACTCGGCTCCATCCTCGAGGGCGCCTACTTCGAGTCCGTCGACGTCGACGAACTCACCGTCCCGCTCGGCGACGCCATCCTCGAGTGGGTCGAGGTCACGCCCGACTCCCCGCTCGCCGAGGAGGCGCTCGCGGACACCGATATCCGCGCGGAGACCGGCGTCTCGGTCATCGCCGTGCAGCGCGACGACGAGACCATCCCGAACCCCGGCCCCGACTTCGTCATCGAACCCGGCGACCTCCTCGTCACCGTCGGGACGCGCGAGGAGCACGCCGCGTTCGCCGACCACGTCGAACCCTGA
- the tgtA gene encoding tRNA guanosine(15) transglycosylase TgtA, whose amino-acid sequence MRDVFEIRAQDAGGRIGDLRVPRADVTVETPALLPVVNPNLITVDPSRFSEFGAQMLITNSYIIKQDEDLAERAREEGLHDLLGFDGAIMTDSGSFQLAEYGEIETDTEEILRFQHDIGSDVGTPVDIPTPPDVPRERAAEELRTTQERLELAETVDVGEMLVNAPVQGSTYPDLREDAGEHAYGTDLDVFPVGAVVPMMNQYRYDDMARAVAGAKRGLGRDAPVHLFGAGHPMMFALAVALGCDLFDSAAYAIYARDDRYLTVHGTEHLPDLEHFPCSCPVCVEHTPEEVRRMPDAAREELLAEHNLHVSFTELRRVKQAVRDGDLMELVEARSHAHPRTLDGYRAFLDHARQYEASDPASKDTFFYTSAESARRPEVIRHRERLDRLSPEGHVLLTEGPRHRDYDDCWHVKPPFGPYPRELSETYPLTAEIPENMDREGYEAAAKAVARLAGEHPDVEFTLAHDSWPGDALDYVPPRVALVDLREERLEGPQTEP is encoded by the coding sequence ATGAGAGACGTCTTCGAGATCCGTGCGCAGGACGCCGGCGGGCGCATCGGCGACCTGCGCGTCCCGCGTGCGGACGTGACGGTGGAGACGCCCGCGCTCCTCCCCGTCGTCAACCCGAACCTCATCACGGTCGACCCGTCGCGCTTCTCCGAGTTCGGCGCGCAGATGCTCATCACGAACTCCTACATCATCAAGCAGGACGAGGACCTCGCCGAGCGCGCACGCGAGGAGGGCCTCCACGACCTGCTGGGCTTCGACGGCGCCATCATGACCGACTCGGGCTCCTTCCAGCTCGCCGAGTACGGCGAAATCGAGACCGACACGGAGGAGATCCTCCGCTTCCAGCACGACATCGGGAGCGACGTCGGGACGCCAGTGGACATCCCGACGCCGCCGGACGTTCCGCGCGAGCGGGCCGCGGAGGAGCTCCGAACCACGCAGGAGCGCCTCGAACTCGCGGAGACCGTGGACGTCGGCGAGATGCTCGTGAACGCGCCCGTGCAGGGCTCGACCTACCCGGACCTCCGCGAGGACGCCGGCGAGCACGCCTACGGGACGGACCTCGACGTCTTCCCGGTCGGCGCGGTGGTGCCGATGATGAACCAGTACCGCTACGACGACATGGCGCGCGCCGTCGCGGGCGCGAAACGCGGGTTGGGGCGGGACGCGCCCGTCCACCTCTTCGGCGCCGGCCACCCGATGATGTTCGCGCTCGCGGTCGCGCTCGGCTGCGACCTCTTCGACTCGGCGGCGTACGCCATCTACGCGCGCGACGACCGCTACCTCACCGTCCACGGCACCGAGCACCTCCCGGACCTCGAGCACTTCCCGTGCTCGTGTCCGGTCTGCGTCGAGCACACGCCCGAGGAGGTGCGCCGGATGCCGGACGCGGCGCGCGAGGAACTGCTCGCCGAGCACAACCTCCACGTCTCCTTCACGGAGCTCCGCCGCGTGAAGCAGGCGGTCCGCGACGGCGACCTCATGGAGCTCGTGGAGGCGCGCTCGCACGCCCACCCCCGCACGCTCGACGGCTACCGGGCGTTCCTCGACCACGCCCGCCAGTACGAGGCGAGCGACCCCGCGAGCAAGGACACCTTCTTCTACACCTCCGCCGAGTCCGCGCGCCGCCCCGAGGTCATCCGCCACCGCGAGCGCCTCGACCGACTCTCCCCGGAGGGCCACGTCCTCCTGACGGAGGGCCCGCGCCACCGCGACTACGACGACTGCTGGCACGTGAAGCCGCCGTTCGGCCCCTACCCCCGCGAGCTCTCAGAGACGTATCCGCTGACGGCCGAAATCCCGGAGAACATGGACCGCGAGGGCTACGAGGCCGCCGCGAAGGCCGTCGCGCGCCTCGCCGGCGAACACCCGGACGTCGAGTTCACGCTCGCCCACGACAGCTGGCCGGGGGACGCCCTCGATTACGTGCCGCCGCGTGTCGCGCTCGTCGACCTCCGCGAGGAGCGCCTGGAGGGGCCGCAGACCGAGCCGTAG
- a CDS encoding cation:proton antiporter, protein MAGALLLEAGVMFAAIAAVSFLAARLDLSPIPFYILVGMAINEFVLGRYGLPYVTETAFVEIGAELGIVFLLFFLGLEFNLERLLADRRRIGASGLIDLGVNFTVGFALGYLLFGGAVAAVVFAGIVYISSSAVITKTMLDVGWIANPESGPLLGTLVFEDLVIAIYLAVVGAAVLGGGSIGAAAQSVGVALGFLLALALFVYVGTRALERLLSTTSAEYFVLRAVGTTVLIAGAALAIGVSEAVAAFFVGMAFSSTSFVHDLEESLAPLRDTFAAVFFFWIGLVTDPFSFLGVLDLLAIAVVVTLPAKVISGFYGGRVYGLGDRRSLRVGLAMVTRGEFSLIIAATALAGAGAALPAETAQTLYAFTVGYVLVMSILGTVLIQTSGVFERYLPAGG, encoded by the coding sequence ATGGCGGGCGCACTCCTCCTCGAAGCCGGCGTGATGTTCGCCGCAATCGCCGCCGTGAGCTTCCTCGCGGCGCGTCTCGACCTCTCCCCGATCCCGTTCTACATCCTCGTCGGGATGGCGATCAACGAGTTCGTCCTCGGGCGCTACGGCCTCCCCTACGTCACCGAGACCGCGTTCGTCGAGATCGGCGCCGAACTCGGCATCGTCTTCCTCCTCTTCTTCCTCGGCCTCGAGTTCAACCTCGAACGCCTGCTCGCCGACCGCCGCCGCATCGGCGCCTCCGGCCTCATCGACCTCGGCGTGAACTTCACCGTCGGCTTCGCACTCGGCTATCTGCTCTTCGGTGGCGCCGTCGCCGCCGTCGTCTTCGCCGGCATCGTCTACATCTCCTCCAGCGCCGTCATCACGAAGACGATGCTTGACGTCGGCTGGATCGCGAACCCGGAGAGCGGCCCGCTCCTCGGCACGCTCGTCTTCGAGGACCTCGTCATCGCAATCTACCTCGCTGTCGTCGGTGCCGCCGTCCTCGGCGGTGGCTCCATCGGCGCCGCCGCCCAGTCCGTCGGCGTCGCGCTCGGCTTCCTCCTCGCGCTCGCGCTCTTCGTCTACGTCGGAACGCGCGCGCTCGAACGCCTCCTCTCCACGACCTCCGCCGAGTACTTCGTCCTCCGCGCCGTCGGGACGACCGTCCTCATCGCGGGCGCCGCGCTCGCGATCGGCGTCAGCGAGGCCGTCGCCGCCTTCTTCGTCGGGATGGCGTTCAGCTCCACGTCGTTCGTCCACGACCTCGAGGAGTCGCTCGCGCCCCTCCGGGACACCTTCGCCGCCGTCTTCTTTTTCTGGATCGGCCTCGTCACCGACCCGTTCTCCTTCCTCGGCGTCCTCGACCTCCTCGCCATCGCGGTCGTCGTCACCCTCCCCGCGAAGGTCATCAGCGGCTTCTACGGCGGGCGCGTCTACGGCCTCGGCGACCGGCGCTCGCTCCGCGTCGGCCTCGCGATGGTGACGCGCGGGGAGTTCTCGCTCATCATCGCCGCGACCGCGCTCGCCGGCGCCGGCGCCGCCCTCCCCGCCGAGACCGCACAGACCCTCTACGCGTTCACCGTCGGCTACGTCCTCGTGATGAGCATTCTCGGCACCGTCCTCATCCAGACGTCCGGCGTCTTCGAGCGCTACCTCCCCGCCGGCGGCTGA